The Monodelphis domestica isolate mMonDom1 chromosome 7, mMonDom1.pri, whole genome shotgun sequence genome window below encodes:
- the LOC130455375 gene encoding acyloxyacyl hydrolase-like has protein sequence MTTPEDMRAHVMETLTFLNSQLPPGSHVVLYGLADGRFLWDHLHDRYHPLGQLNKDVTYGQLYAFLSCLQVSPCQGWMSSNETLRTLTSERAIELSNVLEKIAASEKFANLSLLYLDYPLKEMSAEWEKRGGETWQLIEPVDGFHPNEVASQLTAKIFWEKVLRQWPHVLGKENPFNNQIEHLFGDQGGH, from the exons ATGACCACCCCAGAGGACATGCGGGCTCATGTCATGGAGACGTTGACGTTTCTGAACTCTCAGCTCCCTCCAGGAAGCCACGTGGTCCTCTACGGCCTGGCAGATGGACGCTTTCTCTGGGATCATCTGCATGACCGATACCATCCCCTGG GCCAGCTCAACAAAGATGTCACCTACGGGCAGCTCTACGCCTTCCTCAGCTGCCTCCAG GTGAGCCCTTGCCAAGGCTGGATGTCCTCCAATGAGACTCTCCGGACTCTCACCTCTGAA AGAGCCATAGAACTTTCCAACGTTCTGGAAAAAATTGCAGCCAGTGAGAAATTTGCCAACCTGAGTCTCCTCTACCTGGATTATCCTTTAAAAGAAA TGTCCGCAGAATGGGAGAAGAGGGGCGGCGAGACCTGGCAGCTGATCGAGCCTGTCGATGGCTTCCATCCCAATGAG GTAGCTTCCCAGCTGACTGCAAAGATCTTCTGGGAGAAAGTCCTCCGGCAATGGCCCCACGTCCTTGGAAAGGAGAATCCATTCAACAATCAGATTGAGCACCTGTTTGGCGACCAAGGAGGTCACTGA